The genomic stretch AGTTGTGACAGTTAAGACAGTAAAGCCCCGCCATCCCCATCCCATGTACAAGTTTGTCTTTATGACACTTCTGGCAGACCTTCTGGTCAACCTCGAAGGAATGCGTTTTACCGCTGTGACATTCCTTGCATCTCAAGTTCTGCATGAACACGTGGCGGGCATGGCCATAGGAACTTCTGAGGGTTACCGATCCCTGTGCCGCCTCCTGGGTATGACAGGCAATGCAACCATCCCATGGATTTTTCCTGCCATGGTTCTGTTTCAAAGGGACATTGTCTCTCATTACATAAGCGATAAGGAGCTTGTTCGCCTCCAGGACATCCAGGGTGTGACATTTCTGACAGACAATCTGGCCGTGTGGGCTTACCCTCCATGAACGGTACCCCTCTTCCATCATATGACATATGGAGCAGTAGGAAGGGTCTTCCTTTGTGAATGTATAATACTTGTAACCCCCGATAAGCCCGATAACACAGACAAGAAACAGCAGGATTAATATGCTTCCCTTTAAGTTCATACCGCTATGAGTTTTATCTCCCCTTCAGCGACAATAGTACCATCCATCTTTTTCACTATACCCTCTCCCTTGATGAGCCTCCTTCTTAACGGCCCTCAAACCGAGTGAGGCCGCCGCTTTGATGGCTGCCTCGTCAATAAGAGTTGATATTATACCACCATGAGTACCGTCTCTGTAACCCTAAGAGACCTTCCAGGCAAGAAAGCCGGCGGTTGCACGGCCATGGGACACGCTGAACTCAATCCATAGCCCGAAAAGGTTCGCCCTTCCACAGACAAAGCACCGGTTGTCATCCATGAGAGGCTTATTCATTAATGTGCTTCAAGAAAGGTGAAGAACCGGTAGAGAATAAAGGCAAACAGAACCCCCATGCATGCACCAAAAAGGGCAAGCACCAGCAGTATAACGATATAGACGGCTATAACTATTATGCTTCCAGGCTGGACGGAAAGAGAAAGAAGATTGTTGAGGTCACTTGCTATGGCCTCCCTCCAGGTTCCCTGGAGGACATCAGAATAAAGAAAATCCATTGAGATTGATACCGAGAGCCCGAACAATGCACCAACTATAGCCCCTAAGATAAGATACCTCTTTGGATTTCTCCTTTTTTTATTCATCTTACTATTTATTCATCATCTCAAGGAAATCTTTGTTTGATTTCGTGCTCCTAAGCTTGCCAAGGAGGAACTCCATGCTCTCAAGGGCATCAAGGGGATTCAGGACCTTCCTGAGTATCCACATCTTGTTAAGCACATCCTTTGATACGAGGAGTTCTTCCTTCCGTGTTCCCGAGGCATTGATGTTAATGGTCGGGAAAATCCTCTTTTCGACGAGCTTCCTGTCGAGATGCAATTCCATGTTCCCTGTTCCTTTAAACTCCTCAAAGATTACATCATCCATACGGCTTCCGGTGTCTACAAGGGCGGTGGCAATGATCGTCAGACTCCCTCCGTCCTCGATGTTCCTGGCCGCACCAAAGAATCTTTTGGGTTTCTGTAAGGCATTGGAATCAAGACCTCCGGAAAGGACCTTACCGCTTGTAGGGATAATCGCATTGTAAGCACGTGCAAGTCTGGTTATACTGTCAAGAAGGATAACAACATCCTTCTTGGTTTCCACCAGCCTCTTGGCCCTCGCTACAACCATCTCTGAAACCTGGGTATGTCTGTGAGGTGGTTCATCGAATGTGGAGCTTATTATTTCGGCGGTATCAACCTGCCTTTTCCAGTCCGTCACCTCCTCGGGACGTTCATCTATCAGAAGGATTATCAGATGTATTTCCGGGTGGTTTTTCCTCATTGCCTTTGCCATCGACTGAAGAAGCATTGTCTTACCGGTCCGTGGGGCAGCAACAACCATACCTCTCTGGCCCTTTCCCACAGGGGTTATCAGGTCCATCACCCGCATGGAATAATCGTTTTTGCTGTACTCCAGCTTTATCTTTTCAGTAGGATAGTAAGGGACCAGATTATCAAAGAGCGGGCGTGCAATGTTGTCATCAGGGGGTTCGTGGTTGATTGCTTCG from bacterium BMS3Abin08 encodes the following:
- a CDS encoding hypothetical protein (transcription termination factor Rho), with translation MGNISISDLKEKTVEELSEVARTLNIESASEMRKQDLIYAILHAQAEKTGSLFGEGVLEILPDGFGFLRSLDCSYLPGPDDIYVSPSQIRRFNLRTGDLVSGQVRPPKDSERYFALLKVEAINHEPPDDNIARPLFDNLVPYYPTEKIKLEYSKNDYSMRVMDLITPVGKGQRGMVVAAPRTGKTMLLQSMAKAMRKNHPEIHLIILLIDERPEEVTDWKRQVDTAEIISSTFDEPPHRHTQVSEMVVARAKRLVETKKDVVILLDSITRLARAYNAIIPTSGKVLSGGLDSNALQKPKRFFGAARNIEDGGSLTIIATALVDTGSRMDDVIFEEFKGTGNMELHLDRKLVEKRIFPTININASGTRKEELLVSKDVLNKMWILRKVLNPLDALESMEFLLGKLRSTKSNKDFLEMMNK
- a CDS encoding hypothetical protein (NapC/NirT cytochrome c family, N-terminal region); translation: MNLKGSILILLFLVCVIGLIGGYKYYTFTKEDPSYCSICHMMEEGYRSWRVSPHGQIVCQKCHTLDVLEANKLLIAYVMRDNVPLKQNHGRKNPWDGCIACHTQEAAQGSVTLRSSYGHARHVFMQNLRCKECHSGKTHSFEVDQKVCQKCHKDKLVHGMGMAGLYCLNCHNYGEASPMMVTEKRCFSCHTDVPRKGVMSRIKCYECHYPHGKLRMESNDCLRSCHGNETRVGQHGLHLKRTSLVCMDCHKPHKWRIGKADAVGLCDRCHPLRDPASFIY